The Salvelinus fontinalis isolate EN_2023a chromosome 9, ASM2944872v1, whole genome shotgun sequence genome has a window encoding:
- the si:ch211-107o10.3 gene encoding retinol dehydrogenase 11, with product MQNYGKAIHTYFVQYPTGIALITVTGVGLFALRKWLAGGVCTSTARLDGKTVLITGANTGIGKETAVDMASRGARVILACRDMTRANQAAEGIRKRSGNGNVIVKKLDLASLQSVRQLAKEILESEERLDILINNAGIMSCPKWQTEDGFEMQFGTNHLGHFLLTNCLLDLLKKSVPSRIVNVSSLAHEEGKIYFDDINLDKDYSPWKSYRQSKLANVLFTRELATRLQGTGVTTYSLHPGVIWTELGRHFWPTMPLWKRAIYKTLGFWLKSPREGAQTTIHCAVEESLADVSGLYYSDCAPKTVAIQGQDDAAAKKLWDLSASMVGLA from the exons GAGTGGGGCTCTTTGCTCTACGTAAATGGCTGGCTGGAGGGGTGTGTACGAGCACAGCCCGGCTGGACGGGAAGACTGTCCTTATCACCGGAGCCAACACTGGGATTGGGAAAGAGACTGCAGTTGACATGGCTAGCAGGG GGGCGAGGGTTATTCTGGCCTGCAGGGACATGACAAGAGCCAATCAAGCTGCAGAGGGCATCAGGAAGAGGAGTGGCAATGGGAATGTGATTGTCAAAAAGTTGGACTTAGCATCCCTACAGTCGGTGCGACAGCTAGCCAAAGAGATCCTGGAAAGTGAAGAGAGACTGGACATCCTTATTAATAATGCAG GTATCATGAGCTGTCCAAAATGGCAGACTGAAGATGGCTTTGAGATGCAGTTTGGTACCAACCACCTAGGCCACTTTTTATTGACAAATTGCCTTTTGGATCTCCTTAAGAAATCAGTCCCAAGCCGTATTGTCAACGTCTCCAGTTTAGCTCATGAAGAAG GCAAGATCTATTTTGATGACATAAACTTAGATAAAGATTACAGTCCATGGAAAAGCTACCGGCAAAGTAAGCTAGCTAATGTGCTCTTTACTAGGGAGCTGGCAACACGACTACAAG GAACTGGAGTAACTACATATAGCCTCCATCCTGGAGTCATCTGGACTGAGCTTGGTCGGCACTTCTGGCCCACCATGCCCCTGTGGAAAAGAGCCATCTACAAGACTCTTGGTTTTTGGCTCAAGTCCCCTAGAGAGGGAGCCCAGACCACCATCCACTGTGCTGTAGAAGAAAGCCTGGCAGATGTCAGTGGACTCTACTACAG TGACTGCGCCCCAAAAACTGTGGCCATTCAGGGCCAGGATGATGCAGCTGCCAAGAAGCTGTGGGACCTGAGTGCCTCCATGGTTGGTCTGGCATGA
- the ankrd34c gene encoding ankyrin repeat domain-containing protein 34C, with protein sequence MMADILELRTDGNSLLKAVWLRRLRLTRLLLEGGAYINESNERGETPLMVACMSKHSDPQSVSKAKLVKYLLDNKADPNIQDKAGRTALMHACSQRAGHEVVSHLLTNGADPSLEDRSGASALVYAVNADDKETLKVLLDACKAKGKEVIIITTDKSPSGTKTTKQYLNVPPSPELEDRCSPAFCTTPSDIELNTSPSSNSAEQHNTIFSFQTKLKTSSSTAAKLPNGPTSPTRRPANPKRARLPQLKRLQSEPWGLIAPSVLAAAAAHEESKRATSDEVVTGVNGLALSKRSTMSRQNSVDGKDVLFPQMSSSLSVPLTSKSAYERSLCQHQPLARRSTVPADQDSSSNSVPASLRDPVYRRRLGTDHYDSDSQLYSDSCMLDSPKVPLERRKLNTSPLAMLTSSRESLDSNASTSSPSTARRRAPGLLERRGSGTLLLDYISHTRPGHLPPLNVNPNPPIPDIGASSKPSSPLASGFISIAPVAPNSPKRGQLKSKKKLVRRHSMQVEQMKQLSAFEEL encoded by the coding sequence ATGATGGCAGACATACTGGAGCTGCGGACAGACGGGAACTCGCTTCTGAAGGCGGTATGGCTCCGACGCCTGCGGCTCACCAGGCTCTTGCTTGAGGGGGGTGCCTATATTAATGAGAGCAACGAGCGAGGAGAGACACCGCTCATGGTGGCCTGCATGTCCAAACACAGTGACCCGCAGAGTGTCAGCAAGGCAAAGCTGGTCAAGTACCTGCTGGATAATAAGGCTGATCCCAACATCCAGGACAAAGCAGGCCGGACAGCCCTGATGCACGCCTGCAGCCAGAGGGCGGGGCATGAGGTGGTGTCCCACCTGTTGACCAACGGGGCTGACCCAAGTCTCGAAGACAGGAGCGGGGCTTCTGCTTTGGTCTATGCAGTCAATGCAGATGATAAGGAGACCCTAAAGGTTCTCCTAGATGCATGTAAAGCCAAGGGCAAAGAAGTAATCATTATCACCACAGACAAGTCACCCTCTGGCACCAAAACCACCAAGCAGTACCTTAATGTCCCCCCTTCCCCAGAGCTAGAGGATAGGTGCTCCCCTGCATTCTGCACCACTCCCTCTGACATTGAGCTGAACACCTCCCCCTCATCTAACTCAGCAGAGCAGCACAACACTATCTTCAGTTTCCAGACAAAGTTGAAAACATCATCCAGCACAGCAGCAAAGCTTCCCAATGGGCCAACCTCTCCCACACGGCGACCAGCCAACCCCAAGCGTGCTCGTTTACCCCAGCTGAAGCGTCTGCAGTCAGAGCCGTGGGGGCTGATCGCTCCCTCCGTCCTGGCTGCAGCTGCGGCTCACGAGGAGAGTAAGAGAGCCACCTCTGATGAGGTTGTCACAGGCGTCAATGGACTTGCTCTGTCCAAGAGATCGACCATGTCTCGACAAAACAGTGTGGATGGCAAGGATGTGTTGTTCCCACAAATGTCATCCTCATTGTCTGTCCCTCTAACTTCCAAATCGGCCTATGAGAGGTCTCTGTGTCAGCACCAGCCCCTGGCCCGGCGTAGCACCGTCCCTGCAGACCaggacagtagcagcaacagtgtGCCAGCCAGCTTGAGAGACCCGGTCTACAGGAGACGGCTGGGCACTGACCACTATGACTCAGACTCCCAGCTGTACTCAGACTCTTGCATGCTCGACTCTCCTAAGGTTCCTCTAGAGAGAAGGAAACTCAACACATCTCCGTTAGCCATGCTGACCAGCTCCAGGGAGTCCCTAGACAGCAATGCCAGCACGTCATCTCCTAGCACAGCACGTCGCCGCGCACCAGGCCTCTTGGAGAGGCGAGGCTCGGGGACTCTGCTGCTGGACTACATTTCCCATACCCGGCCTGGCCATCTACCCCCACTGAACGTCAACCCCAACCCTCCTATCCCAGACATTGGAGCCAGCAGCAAGCCCTCGTCCCCTCTTGCCTCAGGTTTCATATCAATAGCTCCAGTAGCACCAAACTCACCAAAGAGAGGCCAGCTCAAGTCAAAAAAAAAACTTGTAAGGAGGCACTCTATGCAAGTGGAGCAAATGAAGCAGCTCTCTGCTTTTGAGGAGCTGTAG